Part of the Juglans regia cultivar Chandler chromosome 14, Walnut 2.0, whole genome shotgun sequence genome, GCCCTTTTAAATggcaattcttcttcttccgagCCCATATCTGGGGCTATGAAGTTGGAGCTCCCTTCACTCCAATATTCAGAAACTCAACCAGGTAGCTGGGGCAAGCTTGCTTCCCCTCTTCCTTCGCTTGAGTCTGTTGATACTTTGATCCAGTCTCCTCCAACAGAGCAGACTCATTCAGATTGTCTTTCACCGAGGAGCAGTGGTCTGTTGGAAGCAATACTCTATGAGTCACGTACTTTGAAAGACTCGAGGAATAATCCTCCCCGGGAAACTTTGGATATTTCAGTCATGCCTGATGTGAAGAAACGTTCGTCCATGAATCCCTGTGGGACAGATGGTGATCCAAATTCACCTTTAGGTCATTCTGCTGCATCAGTTTTCAGTGAGTATACACCTGTCAGTGGAAGCTCAATAGATGAACACCAATTAGTTGAATTCATGCTGGGTGAGAATGTTAGAAAACCATGCTGCATCACCTTCACTCTGTTAGatgaaatatatagttatgttgATACATTTTTGTATTCATTCTTATGCAGGATGTGATGCCATGCCTGAAACAGTTGATCAGGATCCAAGTCATTATCTCGTGAAGAAAGAAATTTCCAGTCTGATAGACTTTAGCAGGCCAGATGCTTTACTTGACCTGTGTTGGTTTGGGCATAGGAATGATTTTTGATAAGGATTAACCCATTCTTACAGATGCTTTTGGGTGTGAATATAGCAATGGCTACTCCCAGAGAAGCACAGTGGCTGTTATATTCGTGACTTAGATCTTGTGCACGagacaaatattttctttcaaatcctTGCAGATCATTGAAACCTTCATGGAACCAAAATCATCTGTAAAACTGTTTGTTAGAGGGGACACATTGAACTATATGCTGTTGGGGGACAATTTTTATGGTGTTGTATCGTACTTTCGCAAGTCATGATTATTTGTTCTTTGTTGCTGTTTTGGAAGATTTGGTTTCAATAATATTCCCAACGACATGTTCCAACAAAAAGGTGTGTGAAATTAGTTTATCCTAAGCGTATTGATCAGATTCTATGATGTTAACCTTCACTACTTGGCAATTTGATGGTTTTTGGCTAGTTTTGGTACATATATTCTTATGGCACTCATGATATATTACTTGTGGTTCACTATCTGTTCTTGGTAATTAGAGCTCTTGGAGGAGCATTTTCTCAAAGCATATCATGAATGAGTCTGTTGTGCTTGCATAATATGGTTTGCAGGTACACCTTCCACAAACTTTGGGCGTCAAAACAGTAGGTATGCTTAATATTCCATAATCTGCTTCCTCTTGCTTGCCATCTTTTACTATTTAGTATTTGTatggataatgagataagatgagatgattttagttgaaagttggataaaatattattataatattattttttaatattattattattttataatttgaaaaaattaaattatttattatattttatgtaaaaatttaaaaaaattataatgatgaaatgagatagatgAAAACGTTTCTGTATTCAAACATTATTCAAGTCTGACATTACTCCTGCTCATATTTGAGAACAAAACATGGTAGATCTCAGATTGGCTTCTTTTCATTGTTTGCCTTGTCGAGAATGCAATTTCAATCATGTCCTTCCATAGATTGATCAGTGGACATCAATTTCCAGAAATGGAACACAGTACAATGGAGGTAATATCGATCGGACAACACGTGACTTTATTGACTCCAGATCATTCAAACTGTAACGTACACTCGTTCGAGCTTTATCTTTGATGATTCTGGTATGCTACTGTAATGCAAGTACTGAGGCCtggtaaaagtaaatgattttcttgaacaaaaacataattctTCAGGAAAGCTTGAAAAGTCAACTATAAATTGGAAGTCATTATAGTCAAGCAGGCCATCAGTTCGTCCGTTTCTGCGCGAGTACTTTCTTCTTCAGTAATAGTTAGTCCTAGTCATTTTGACGAAGTCATACATCACTGTAAAGACCTGAATAAAAGGTCCTTTAATCTatgaaaaattgagaaatgctATATGTCTGCACTGAAATCTTTTACgagaaattttataaagagaaaatatagttataataactaAACGttgtgtaatcactttaaaataaataaatatatacggaatttatataaaaaattaataattttttaataataaattttattttatttttttaaaacgacttaacgatatttacatatttcacgattgtatgtagcattactgaTTTAGAACAGATCTTTGTTATTGAAGGGAGAGGGTAAGTAATTAATTCCCTCAGAAAAGGATATAGCGATCGATCGAGGACATGAACATGACCGAgcaatgaaaattaatttcaacaagaaacaaaaatagatgAGAAAATAAGAACATGTACTTCATCATGTGGCCACGAATATGAACTGACGAAACTGTTCTTAGAAGCACGGAGATAGAACTAAaatccaagaaagaaaaaaagccaGCATTTGAGAAAATCAATAGCTAGGCAGCTCTATATCTATAACATTCCCGAGATGCAGCAGATCAGGCAAGCTGAGAGAAGAAAATATCGTCCAAGTTGGAAAGGATGAATCATCAGCCACCCTGTGATTAGTCTTCCATAATATGATCATAGGGTTCGTTAAGATCAAAATCCAATATTCTTCGAATACTAGTACTACTCTGGCTAGCTTTTAGGGGCAATTCTATTTTAGGAGCAGACTGAGAGGCTTCCCCTGGTGATTCTACTACTCTCCAAACACATGATCTTATGTGCCCACCGTCATCATGATCAGGAGGCTGACTCACATGATGAGACGATGTCTTGTTGCTTTCTTTAGCATTTTCAACTACTGATGCATCAGCAAATGATGAATCTGAGGATTGTCTCAGCTTCTTATCCTTGGTGTGGATGGATCTATGACCACCCAAGGCTTGGAATGTTACGAAGGATTTGCCACAATTGCTGCATATATACCCATTATCAGCAGCCATTTGAGCAGCAGTACTCTTACTCATGATCAAGGTTTCTTCAGGATCTGGTGAACATCCCATCATCATTTTCCaattctttcctttcttcttctttttcttcttcatcatctggGTTTTAACTGGCACAAATCCGTCTGTACTTTTCTTTCTCTGTGATGACTGCTCTTCCATGAACTCTTGTTCATGATCCTCACGGCCAGTCTCATCGTCTGTTAATTTGTTTCTAGCCTTCAATATTGAACCTCCTTTGCAGGCTTTAACAAGTGATCTCTTCAAACCTCTCCTTTTAAAGAGTGAGCTATCGATCCTTCTTTTCAAGGATGAGACTGATAATCCAGATTTCTTGCTTTCTAATATAGCTTTCTTGTTTGCAAGCTGGCTTCCCAGAGATAGACACACGAGACCCTCGGCAGCCAAAACGCAACTACTACTTTCCATCGTTTCTCTCCTATGGTCAGTATTAGAGCGGGGATCAGGTCGAAACTTCAACAGATCAATATCAGAATCCTCGATGCATTCCAGTGCAAAACTACTGTGATCATCATCAACTTTCTGGGAAAGTGGAGGGGGTTGAATTCCCCTCCAATCTCTCTCAGGATGAGCCCTCATGTGCCCGGACAAAGACATCACAGACGGGAAATCCTTACCACAGACGCCGCATATGTGACGTTGGTGATCTCCACCACTATTCAGATCAAAGCCCTTCCTGGCATTAACAAAGCACTTCCCTCTTGCCTTGTGACCACCTAAAGCCTTTCCAGAGTTGAATATTCTACCACAAGCGGGACACGAGCGTTTTCCTGAAGCACCTTGATCAACATAGTTTTGAACGCTGTCTTCTTTGGCTTTTGGTCTTCCATTAATGGCAGTACTACCGGAATTCAATGTTTCCGACGAAGTAAACCGGTTGGCATTCTTAGTCCCTTCACGACACATCTGAGAAGGACTTTCTTGTCTATCAAGACACATCTGAGAAAtagcaagaaaaagaaaaacaagaaaactgCTAGGCCGTGAAGAGAAGGACTAGCTAGCAAACTCAGAGATCATATTGTTAACTAGTCATGGTTAACAATTAGAACTCTGAGCAAATTAGGGAActtaaaagggaaaagaaatcagtttttttttttttaaataaaaaataaaaaaatagaaaaagaaaaagatcagcCATAGGTAGCTAGGGTTCTATAAGGCGATTGAAGCCTATTGGTTTAATTAAGATTATCAGTATGATATTATTGGTTTAATCGCCTTACAGAACCCTAGCTACCTATGGCTGatcttttcccttttctattttttttttattttttaatttttttttaaaaaaaaaactgatttcttttcccttttaagTTCCCTAATTTAAACCAATatggtgtgtgtatatatatatatatatatatatatatatatatatattatgaagcATTATATATCTCttaattcatatttaatataatatatgagttaTTCTATATtctcaagttgatgataaaatttaatttataaaatttaaaatttatatttaaaatttaattaaattatataaatattttactaagtgtgatttatatacaatagaattttcataatatatatatagtttactactaattaattatatgttcttattataattatcagtattatttgttatatatatgtaattaaatacTTGATGATCTATGCATGCATATTGCACTAACAAGATCACCATATATGCATAGTTTCAATTTTATACAataagcatgcaattaattccAAAAGgatagatttatatataattagttaaaaaatttaagaaaatagataataagaTCATCATTAACGCATGATGATGAGTCCTGTGGTCTTTTATGATTAATATGATCCTTAACTtcatacttttaaaattttgaaacaagatcagtactagctagctaccaTATATGATCAGGACTTgccatatattttataaaagaaaagttttatttataaaccaatgtcgatttatatatataacacataataaagtgttaacatgatataattaatttgatttgaaaaaaaatttaaaatttaaattttacaaatcaaatcttatattttaagcGATGTAGATGCAGGTATACGTGCTCTacatactgatttgaaaatagaataattcttaacaaaatagtcgctaatatatatatatatatatatatatatatatatttcaatatgTACATATGAAATTAAGAAACTAGCTAGGATATTGAATTGATCAATTCTAGgaaaaactgaaattttctatttatatatattataagaatgtCATATTTTTAAggtactaatattattattgatatctatatataaatcttacGTTCATTATTacaatagattttataaaatgctTTTGGAAATATTAACTgtcttctttcatatatatatatatatatatatatatatatacacatatatagatatatctatatatattatatatatagcattgctATGTTCACTGAAAATGGGTCCCGAATAAAGATCCCGAACAGtctatttcacttttttatttttattttttgtttttcatgtatttttttaatcatcataaaaatttttaaaaaaaatgaaaaattcacaacattattaaaaaacacttccttaatcactaagtaaaaaaaaaaaaaaaaagttattcgGGACACAAATTCGGAACCCATTTTTGGGACACAAAGTATTTCTCATATGTATGATATAATTCTGAATATAATT contains:
- the LOC109000564 gene encoding uncharacterized protein LOC109000564 — protein: MCLDRQESPSQMCREGTKNANRFTSSETLNSGSTAINGRPKAKEDSVQNYVDQGASGKRSCPACGRIFNSGKALGGHKARGKCFVNARKGFDLNSGGDHQRHICGVCGKDFPSVMSLSGHMRAHPERDWRGIQPPPLSQKVDDDHSSFALECIEDSDIDLLKFRPDPRSNTDHRRETMESSSCVLAAEGLVCLSLGSQLANKKAILESKKSGLSVSSLKRRIDSSLFKRRGLKRSLVKACKGGSILKARNKLTDDETGREDHEQEFMEEQSSQRKKSTDGFVPVKTQMMKKKKKKKGKNWKMMMGCSPDPEETLIMSKSTAAQMAADNGYICSNCGKSFVTFQALGGHRSIHTKDKKLRQSSDSSFADASVVENAKESNKTSSHHVSQPPDHDDGGHIRSCVWRVVESPGEASQSAPKIELPLKASQSSTSIRRILDFDLNEPYDHIMED